In the Cloacibacillus sp. genome, CGAGATTCGGAAAAATAATCTGCTAAATGGTATCTTGACAATTTTCTAATATAGAGATAATGTATATATGTTTCCTTAGAATAGTTGTGGTTTCTACATAATGAAAAGTATAAGATAAAATAGGAGGGCTTTTTTATGAAGCAGGTAAGAAGATTACAGCCTAGGCATCCGATTCAGGTGAGAAACGGTCTCCTCGGCGGGGAGAAACCGATGGTCTGTATCCCCCTCGTAGGGAAGGATCATGACGGAATAGTCTCCGAGGCGAAGAATGTCCCCGCGATTGCCCCGGATATCATCGAGCTTAGAATTGACGCCTGGGATTTTGTTGAAGACCAGGCGGCCTTGCTGGCGATGATAAAAGAGGTGCGCGCTATCGTCGGCGAAACTCCCATCATCCTTACCTGCCGCGGCGACTGGGAGGGCGGCTTCAAGAAGGTCAGCGACGAGGCCAAATTCGGCATCTACGAGGCCGCGGTGAAAGAGGGCCTTGTCGATTTCATCGACGTGGAGCTGATATACGGCGAAGACAAGATCAAAAAGGTACTCGAGCTTCTGAACGGCACGAAGACCTCGCTGATTGTCTCTTTCC is a window encoding:
- the aroD gene encoding type I 3-dehydroquinate dehydratase: MKQVRRLQPRHPIQVRNGLLGGEKPMVCIPLVGKDHDGIVSEAKNVPAIAPDIIELRIDAWDFVEDQAALLAMIKEVRAIVGETPIILTCRGDWEGGFKKVSDEAKFGIYEAAVKEGLVDFIDVELIYGEDKIKKVLELLNGTKTSLIVSFHDFKKTPSRDELVSILKQQIAAGAHVAKLAAMPQKEEDVLNVLSATLEVRRQFPCIPIITMSMGPTGAVTRLVGGLFGSDLTFAVGSQSSAPGQIPVAELRQCFNVIHPTHTEA